Genomic window (Candidatus Manganitrophaceae bacterium):
GGCGAATTGGTCCAAGCCTCCAATGCCGATCTGACCGAAGAATCAACCCAACAGCTCCTCGCCAAGTATGCTTTTAGTATGAATCTCGCCACCCTAAAGACCACCGATGAAATGGAGAACGGGATCATCGACCTTCTTGCCTGATCCTCCCTCTTCTCTTCTTCCGTCGCACGCCGGAATGTTTTATCTTCCTGAAATAAAAATTTGAAATCGGTGTTCAAGATCGGTTTGTTCGGGAGCAATCAGTCTCCCGGCGGTGGCCGCCTACCTGATGAGCCGGAGAATAAAGCAAAATCGATTGCGTCGCGATTCAAGATAGGGTATATAGAAATCAGTCCATTCTTCGAAGCGATGCGCCGTTTGAAGATCTGAATGCAGTCAAGGATCAGGGATGAGACGATTTAAGCTTCTTCAGCCGGGAGATCCGGAAGACGAGACGGTCGAGAGAGTCGAGACGGAACAAGGGTCACCGCCGCCTCGTTCCTGGAAGGAGTGGCTCCGGTTTCTTTTCTGGACCTTGGTGTGGGGTGGGGGGACCCTCTGGCTCACGCTCGAAATTATAAAGGTCTTCAAAGAGAAGGCGCACTATTTCTAGCTCCCTGCCGGGAATTTGAATGAACTGGCAAAGATCCCGGAATTCTGTCACTTCGAAAAAATCCTTTGTAAGGCGAACCGGATGGATGAAGAGCTTCAGCCTTCGGAGGCGACCCCTCCCCTGCGGTTTGGCCGATGGGAGCAGGCGATTGAGGTCGCCGTTTTTCTTTTTCTGATTGTTCCATCGATGATCGTCTCCTTCTTTGCAATGAAGCAAGGCGCGCTGAACTTTGTGACGATGGCCTCCGGAACGCTCCTCCGGGATCTCGCCCTGACGAGCCTCGTCCTCTATTTCCTTTGGCGAAACGGCGAGTCGTGGAGGACGATCGGCTGGTCTGCGGAAGGGGCCCGCCGCGAGGCGGCGCTCGGGGCGGCACTCTTTCTTCCCGTCTTTATCGGCGCGGGGATGCTCGGAGCGGCCCTGCAGCAGGTCGGTTTCTCGACTCCGTCTATTCCTGTCTCCTCGCTCCTGCCGGGCGACAGCACCGCGCAACGGCTCCTCTCCTTGGCCCTGGTGGCGGTGGTCGCCGTGTCGGAGGAGACGATCTTCAGAGGATATTTGATGCTCCGCTTTAAGACGGTTTTAGGGAGCGCCCGGGGCGCGCTGTTTCTCTCTTCAGTCCTCTTCGCCGCCGGGCATGGTTATCAGGGGATGGCGGGAATTCTCACCGTCGGTGTGTTGGGGCTGATCTTCGGGGCGGTTTACCTCTGGCGTGGAAGTCTCGTTGCGCCGATCGTCATGCATTTTCTTCACGACTTCGTCGGAATCATCCTTCTCTCCACGGTCGGAAAATGATCAGAGCTGTTTAAGCCGCCCTTGGCGGCGGCGCTCGGCCTTGGAGAGGCGGCGGGGATTCCCTTTCTTCGGCCCCGGTTGCGAGAGCGGTTCGGAGCTGTCGTCTTTATCTTCTAGGGGGGCAAGATGGGTCGGTCCGGACGGCCCAGCCGCTCCGATGGAACTGTTTGGAGAGAGGGCCGAGTGGAGCCGCGCTTCAAACTCTCCGGAGAAAACCGCCACCCCGCCATGGCTTCGAACTTGATCTTGAACCGCCCGGTCGGAGGAGACAACGGTGCATCCCTCCCGAAGCGCCTCCGCCATCCGGATGATTACATCGTCGGCCGATTCTCCATAGCCGGAGAAGACCACCTCAACCCCGCCGCTCCGCTCCGCACCCCCTCTCCCTTCCCCATCAAAAACGACGGTGATCGGAAAACCTTTGATCGTGCGATAGGAAGAGAGCTGGTCGATCAGGCGGCGACGTTTCTCCTCGAGATAGCCCCGGAGGCCCTTTTGCCGACCGATGAAGTTGTAGCCATCAACGATGATCTCCATGCGGTGATTGTATGCGAGGGGTGGCGGGTTTGGCAAGTACAACGATCAATCTAAAGGCGGGATTCTACTCCCTATCCGGCTTACTTTGTCCGTTTCTTTTTGATCTGTGCCCAATCGTAGGGGAGCGGCTTGCTCTCCCAGGGGCCTAGCTTTTTGATTTCGTTTTGGATGGCTTCGGCACGGCTGGCGCTGGGAGGGTGGGTGGAAAGAAGCGGGATGGAGACCCCTTCCTCTTTGGCGAGCCGGTGGAAAAAGGTGATCATGCCATTCGGATCGACTTTCGCCTCCTTCAGAAGGGCGAGGGCCTCTCGGTCGGCCTCCGATTCTTGATCGCGTCCGAAGCGCAAAAGCGGTAATTGGGCGGCGGCCTCTCCGA
Coding sequences:
- a CDS encoding CPBP family intramembrane metalloprotease, translating into MDEELQPSEATPPLRFGRWEQAIEVAVFLFLIVPSMIVSFFAMKQGALNFVTMASGTLLRDLALTSLVLYFLWRNGESWRTIGWSAEGARREAALGAALFLPVFIGAGMLGAALQQVGFSTPSIPVSSLLPGDSTAQRLLSLALVAVVAVSEETIFRGYLMLRFKTVLGSARGALFLSSVLFAAGHGYQGMAGILTVGVLGLIFGAVYLWRGSLVAPIVMHFLHDFVGIILLSTVGK
- a CDS encoding NYN domain-containing protein, which gives rise to MEIIVDGYNFIGRQKGLRGYLEEKRRRLIDQLSSYRTIKGFPITVVFDGEGRGGAERSGGVEVVFSGYGESADDVIIRMAEALREGCTVVSSDRAVQDQVRSHGGVAVFSGEFEARLHSALSPNSSIGAAGPSGPTHLAPLEDKDDSSEPLSQPGPKKGNPRRLSKAERRRQGRLKQL